The Xenopus tropicalis strain Nigerian chromosome 1, UCB_Xtro_10.0, whole genome shotgun sequence DNA segment CCTTAGTTGCACTATATCAGCACCACTGAACTGCTTGATCTGAGAGGGagaaagaaaaatacaattttgaaaaacattttctaaCAGTGTTACTTTCCCACACTTCTCTTTCAGTTTTAGGCAGTAATAGAATATGGCAATTCTAGATATAGAATCAaatattaaggtgcccatacacagttaTGAACtgccaattcagcagctaatgaCCAATTTGGGCCATAACTACTCATGCAGCATTGAAGAACCTGTTAGCAGAGCCACGGTTCCTGTGTGATATAATTGCTGGCACCAGATCCCAAAATATTTGGATCTGACTGATTTAGCTCAAATGATACAATATGGTGGAGGAAGAAccatgaggcagatttatcaaattgttaAATTAGAAATCACCACATTAGATTTCCccatattcattcctatgggattttttaatgtggtgagctctaatttcacagtttgataaatctgcccctatatatgctgtacagaaaaggaaaaacgttgcactttatatacagtatagctaaAAGTTTTATAGGGAATAAAACAAATTTTGACTCCAAAATGAAAGGGGTTATATAACCAAAAACCTGTATAACAgtttgaataatgaaagcaaacacatttttttccatatactgtacctctttttttaacattaaaagggtaaagtgatactgacgccTAAAActaaatccatttttaaatatattataatattgtctttgcatgaactttatagTTTTGCCATTTaactatttgcctgatgcttttacattccctatctgatcccccatgtttctctattagggggctgccatatttgtgcagcaggagtccgttagcattagaagctataactgacaggctgagaagggacagtctggttggcaaaacagtcaggtttaggaacttcaggtaacaattaattacaaaagcagccctatcagcgaaaaatgattaacatgacctataggtaactttttatgcgCATTCATAAtttcaaaagtatttttttcgcgtcagtatcactttaatgaataTGGTTTGTACTGAACATGCTTTTTActtattgtttaaaataaaaaatatttatacattttattatttctagcactaaacaaggcaaaatctgaaaatgaaGCCACAAACAGTGGAATAAGGGGGACACCTTGGGAGCAGGGTACACAATTGCAATATTGTGTTCTAGGCTGTTGCCTACTCCTAGTCCGTGCCCTTATGACTCACATTTGTTGCGCATTCATTCACCGTGAACAAATGAGTGCACATGTACAAATAAAAGAATGTAGATGAATGAATGTGCACAAATAAATGCACAGAGTGGGTGGGAGCAAGGTGGCCAgcagggttgcctagggtgcccagctagcttggcctggcactgacgATTGCAAAAGGACCGGTGCCACCATGGCGTCCAGCAGCAGTGTTGGCATGCAATATTGGTAAGGGGATGACAAGTGATATGTTGCGCTGTGAAGGGGGGGAGGGTAACCTggttgcaaattttgcacctggCCTGTGGGTATTTAGATTCATATCTGAACAGAATCAAAAATCAAATCTGCAGTCCTCTGAGGAAACCTCTATAAAATAAAGTGCTGCTTTTTTGTGACATAGAATGAGTTCAGTTTCAGTTTTGCCCTGTTTTGTGCaagaagaaacaaaaacaatacatatttactaattaaaccaataggcgaAAAGTAAGTTCAGCACAAGCTCTCTTTATTGAACTAATATTAAAAAAGGGGGGTATACAGGCCTTTTCCCTGTGCAAGATGCCTCTCCTCTGATCATCTGTGCCAGGTAAAGACTTGCATTCTTGCATATCACTCATTCCTCAGTATGTTCTTTAGGTGATATTACTTGACATAGCCACATTTGATAGTGCCATAGAAACTCTGCCACTGAACTGGGGAACCATATACTGTAAGTTAATAAGCTCTGCTTACCTTTAGCCGATCTTTGTAGAAAGCGAACGTTGGGGTGGAAGTAATTTCACAGTGTTGACACAGTTTCtgaaaagaaataattaaaataatgaagatTCAGACACAGTTATAGGAAAAAACATGAGGATAGAATGCTTTAGTGTGCAAAAACAGGGACCATCTcccatttgtttgtttatttcattTCCAATTAGTTTTGTTAAATTATGTGTATATGCTATTGTTATAATaggttgatatatatatattttgcagttatattttactatataatGATTGTGATATttagtgatacaggtataggacccattatgcagaatgcttgggaccaagggtattccggataaggggtttttccgtaatttggatctcaataccttaagtctattaaaaaatcaataaaacattaattaaacccaataggattgttttgcatccaataaggattaattatatcttagttggaatcaattacaaggtactgttttatttctacatagaaaaaggaaatcagttttaaaattctgaattatttgattaaaatggagtctatgggagacgggcattccgtaattcggagctttctggataacgggttcccggataaggggtccgatacctgtctATCCCCTTATATCTGgttatattcatttatatgactaatatttttaaattaaaaaattgctGTAGCAGCTCATTTTTATTGCTTGCAAACATATACAAATTGATTGCAATGGACTTTAGCCCCTGGTATAGCCATTCTAGGCATCAGTGAGCTTGCCAACAGTATGTGTGATTCTGGCAGCATGAAAATATGCATTGATATCAAATGGACTACTAATATTCTAGCATTTTAAAATAGTGggacattattccttatatattgTTCAACAGTATTGTCAGAAAATACTTCATATACActtggggaatgtaataaaagatgcaaggTTTGCTATGTGTCTGtccatccatagcaaccaatcatcagatagcatttactggtcacctatttaaaagcaaatatcttaatgGTTGCTGTGGGatactgcaccagggcaaaccTAGTGCTTTTTATTAACTATGAGGGATTGTAAATCTACAGGACAGGTGCCTCCTTCCGCTTGTCTCTTCAACATAACTTAATCTTAAGTAgctctatataaacaaaaaatatacgtacatacatacatacatagaaaacAGTATTAACTTACTGGTGCATCATCCAAAACTTTGTACAGCAAAATATCAGGATATTCAGTACATAGTTTCTGTAAGAGGAACGCAATAAAAATAGTTTACATCAGACAATAACCTGTGTGAGTCCATAAATGACATTTATAAATCTTTAATATGACTCTCTTTTCCTACAAGTCAGGCCTATTAGGGTAATGGCAGCAGAACACAGGAATGCCAATATCCTTattgttcactgaaacaagtaggCAATGGCTGTAAGCTGACATTTTATAATGTCAGACTTTTCAAAAATATTGGTTGTTTCTTTAGAAGGGTAATGATGACCTAGATTAAAAAAAACCCGAATGGATGTGAATGGCTGTTTCTGTGAGTTCCTCACAAAGTTTGTAACTAAACAAGAAGTCTaaactttattgcatttttttgtttgacacctgttatttttttttttttatgtttgaatgTTTATTTCTCAGTTCGCTGGTGTTAAGTTCAGCTCAGGCCCAGAAATGACCAGAGGTATAAAGCAGTTTGGCTGATTCTGACCATGGTGCTTGAATGCTGGGGTATGTATGGCACCATGTGGAGATGTACCACCCTGAGATCCTATAGCTCCCGTTACAGCCTTTTGTTGGGCCATTTGTCTGAATGAACAGGAGAATGCTATTAGACAATCCCCTTGAATTACTGCTGTGTATAGTTCAAACCAGTCAGTCAGATAATGCCAaccaacaaaatattttacaaattatGCCCTATGGTGTAAAGCTGTACGAGTGGCTTGTGGTGACAGAAAACCCTATGAATGTATCTCatgaaagtgttttttgtttttcattttaaatttcagCAATTAAATGCgtgcacacatacataaacacattttacacCACTTACTTCATATTCCGGGGCAACTATTGTACACTGGCCACACTTGTGTGAAGAAAAGTTGACCAACACAAGTTTCTGACCAGCGTCTCGCAGTGCATATTGCAATTCCTCCTGTTAGTGAAGAAATGTTTATACATTCATGTCTTATTTTACACATACAGAAATGCACTTACATAATAAGCTGTCATG contains these protein-coding regions:
- the LOC100170428 gene encoding uncharacterized protein LOC100170428 (The RefSeq protein has 1 substitution compared to this genomic sequence), whose amino-acid sequence is MIRYLRSVEELQYALRDAGQKLVLVNFSSHKCGQCTIVAPEYEKLCTEYPDILLYKVLDDAPKLCQHCEITSTPTFLFYKDRLKIKQFSGADIVQLRETIRKLY